In one Bombyx mori chromosome 22, ASM3026992v2 genomic region, the following are encoded:
- the CPR78 gene encoding cuticular protein RR-2 motif 78 isoform X1 produces MQHGEGIPPHLLRQYLADQGGAQPHTISRPTHIAPAPARIPYAVQSEPQYQQQAQYQPQPQPQPQAQPQPQYRQQYQPQRAEPQQPQEEYDPHPSYQFGFDVNDDQYTNYQNRKEQRDGDVIKGSYSVVDSDGFIRTVTYTADPKEGFKAEVQRQPTDIVVKIPTPKPQIAQQPQLAHQPQISHQPQIGHQQQIGHQSRPQQPPPQYYHYEQ; encoded by the exons ATG CAACACGGAGAAGGTATCCCTCCTCATCTATTAAGGCAATATCTTGCTGACCAAGGAGGCGCTCAGCCCCATACCATCTCTAGGCCAACACACATTGCTCCAGCACCAGCGCGTATC CCCTACGCTGTTCAAAGCGAACCTCAATATCAACAACAAGCgcaataccaacctcaacccCAACCGCAACCTCAAGCACAGCCTCAGCCTCAATACCGTCAGCAATATCAACCTCAGAGAGCCGAACCTCAACAGCCACAGGAAGAATATGAT CCCCATCCCTCATACCAGTTCGGCTTCGACGTGAACGATGACCAGTACACTAACTACCAGAACAGGAAGGAGCAGCGCGACGGTGACGTCATCAAGGGCTCGTACTCCGTAGTAGACAGTGACGGGTTCATCAGAACTGTCACTTACACTGCTGACCCTAAAGAGGGCTTCAAAGCCGAG GTACAAAGGCAGCCAACCGACATCGTAGTAAAGATCCCTACGCCCAAGCCTCAAATCGCTCAGCAGCCGCAGCTCGCACACCAACCTCAAATATCTCATCAGCCTCAAATTGGACACCAACAACAAATCGGTCACCAGTCTAGGCCGCAACAACCTCCCCCCCAGTACTATCATTATGAACAATAA